From the Microbacterium thalassium genome, one window contains:
- a CDS encoding PucR family transcriptional regulator, translated as MQELLGRLRQLDPTASASLRVIACFDELMAGGVGTDGLLSAAAALSGAVVGVRRAEDAPEIRIDTRGERLAPAPPTGIVRESEGMTVWIEAATSEPGPNEAIIIERLALALHVRYDHLDAPMKRDVAVIVGHDAAAEERVAAARRRGLADGVSYRVVVAPLFALWRAHPRGPEDVVASAVGPVHVAIVAADAAPAAEPLGIGIAADLNDLELSFRTALVALRLAEPGGVSRADDLGGLAEVLADTPANARPDRDEAAVARLVDGHTWASATLDALVRAGSVREAARLAGIHHSTMTTRVSVIADELGFAPLDGLGRARLAIAVMRQRMRASRALELPPPVAVDAGRRLPA; from the coding sequence ATGCAGGAGCTCCTGGGCCGCCTGCGGCAGCTCGACCCCACCGCGAGCGCGAGCCTTCGCGTGATCGCCTGCTTCGACGAGCTCATGGCGGGCGGGGTCGGCACCGACGGGCTGCTCAGCGCGGCAGCCGCGCTGTCGGGGGCGGTCGTGGGCGTGCGACGGGCCGAGGACGCGCCCGAGATCCGGATCGACACCCGCGGGGAGCGGCTCGCGCCCGCCCCGCCGACCGGGATCGTCCGCGAGTCCGAGGGGATGACCGTCTGGATCGAGGCGGCGACCTCGGAGCCCGGGCCTAATGAGGCGATCATCATCGAGCGGCTCGCACTCGCGCTCCACGTGCGCTACGACCATCTCGATGCGCCCATGAAGCGCGACGTGGCGGTGATCGTCGGCCACGACGCAGCCGCCGAGGAGCGCGTCGCCGCCGCTCGCCGGCGCGGCCTCGCCGACGGCGTCTCGTACCGCGTCGTCGTCGCCCCGCTGTTCGCGCTCTGGCGCGCCCACCCCCGAGGCCCCGAGGACGTCGTCGCGTCGGCGGTCGGGCCCGTCCACGTCGCGATCGTCGCCGCCGACGCCGCACCGGCGGCGGAGCCCCTCGGCATCGGGATCGCGGCCGACCTGAACGATCTCGAGCTGTCTTTCCGGACCGCCCTGGTGGCGCTGCGCCTCGCCGAACCCGGCGGGGTCTCCCGCGCCGACGATCTGGGCGGCCTCGCGGAGGTCCTCGCCGACACGCCCGCCAATGCGCGCCCGGACCGCGACGAGGCCGCCGTGGCCCGCCTCGTCGACGGGCACACGTGGGCGTCAGCGACGCTCGACGCCCTCGTGCGGGCGGGATCGGTGCGCGAAGCGGCGCGGCTGGCGGGCATCCACCACTCCACGATGACCACTCGCGTGTCCGTCATCGCCGACGAACTGGGCTTCGCGCCCCTGGACGGGCTGGGACGGGCGCGTCTGGCCATCGCGGTCATGCGCCAGCGGATGCGCGCGTCTCGCGCCCTGGAGCTTCCGCCGCCCGTCGCTGTGGACGCGGGGCGCCGCCTGCCGGCGTGA
- a CDS encoding alpha/beta fold hydrolase, which yields MIDNPYYSPDVHEDFELISIGRLELEDGGVIDDCRLAVRTWGTLDEAKDNAILIPTWYSGTHQIWADAYVGPGHALDPEKYFIVAVNQIGNGLSTSPHNVDDPDIAMSKFPHVRIGDDVVAQERLLREHFGIERLALVVGGSMGAQQTYEWAVRFPDKVLRAAPIAGTARNTPHDFLFTETLIAQIHSDPGFAGGEYATHAQVEDGLRRHAHLWGTMGFSTEFWKQEKWSALGFASREQFLTDFLEPYFTAMDPNALLTMAWKWQRGDVSRHTDGDLEAALGRITAKTFVMPIDEDMFFPVRDCADEQRLIPGSELRVVEDVHGHLGLFAVDPGFMPQIDMHLADLLAEPVETPVPAEAAALSR from the coding sequence ATGATCGACAATCCGTACTACTCGCCCGATGTGCACGAGGACTTCGAGCTGATCTCGATCGGTCGCCTCGAACTCGAGGACGGCGGCGTCATCGACGACTGCCGTCTGGCGGTGCGCACGTGGGGCACGCTCGACGAGGCGAAGGACAACGCCATCCTCATCCCGACCTGGTATTCGGGCACGCACCAGATCTGGGCCGACGCCTACGTCGGACCGGGCCACGCCCTCGACCCCGAGAAGTACTTCATCGTCGCGGTGAACCAGATCGGCAACGGCCTCAGCACGTCGCCGCACAACGTGGACGACCCCGACATCGCGATGTCGAAGTTCCCCCACGTGCGGATCGGCGATGACGTGGTCGCCCAGGAGCGCCTGCTGCGCGAGCACTTCGGCATCGAGCGGCTGGCGCTCGTCGTCGGCGGATCGATGGGCGCGCAGCAGACGTACGAGTGGGCGGTCCGCTTCCCCGACAAGGTGCTCCGCGCCGCGCCGATCGCGGGCACGGCCCGCAACACACCGCACGACTTCCTGTTCACCGAGACGCTGATCGCGCAGATCCACAGCGATCCCGGATTCGCCGGCGGCGAGTACGCAACGCACGCCCAGGTCGAAGACGGGCTCAGGCGGCACGCCCACCTGTGGGGCACGATGGGCTTCTCGACGGAGTTCTGGAAGCAGGAGAAGTGGTCCGCGCTCGGCTTCGCGTCGCGCGAGCAGTTCCTCACGGACTTCCTCGAGCCGTACTTCACCGCGATGGATCCGAACGCACTGCTCACCATGGCCTGGAAGTGGCAGCGCGGCGATGTGTCGCGCCACACCGACGGCGACCTCGAGGCCGCGCTCGGGCGCATCACGGCGAAGACCTTCGTCATGCCCATCGACGAGGACATGTTCTTCCCCGTGCGCGACTGCGCCGATGAGCAGCGGCTCATCCCCGGCAGCGAACTGCGCGTGGTCGAGGACGTCCACGGGCACCTGGGCCTGTTCGCCGTCGATCCGGGGTTCATGCCCCAGATCGACATGCATCTGGCGGACCTGCTCGCCGAGCCGGTCGAGACGCCGGTCCCCGCCGAGGCGGCGGCGCTCTCGCGCTGA
- a CDS encoding helix-turn-helix transcriptional regulator — translation MSLPQEHLADAPDDEDVDSLTIGRRIRQLRTDRGMTLEELATAVGRAPSQLSMIENGRREAKITLLQAIARALATSLDALLESEPLDERATLEIQLERAMKGQTFQSLGIEPFRIAKSVPTDALKALLALHGEIDRLHDERAATPEVARRANLTLRKLMTKENNYFADLESHARDLLAAVNHTGGPLTQRTASDIAAHLGFTIHYVPDVPLTTRSVLDLKNGRLYLSSSLTSKRDARTAVLQALASRILGHAEPASYADFLRQRVEINYLTGAILMPEDDVVPMLTEAKARRALSIEDLRDAYSVSYETAAHRFTNLATVHLDLPVHFLKVHESGTITKAYENDDVNFPTDRFGSIEGQMCCRKWTSRVVFDIPDRFNPYFQYTDTGNGTYWCTARVEPSSEGFHSVSVGVRFDDTKWFIGRETPNRGVSRHSVEVCCRRAPSDLEASWREQSWPNVRTPRTLLATLPTGAFPGVDTTDVYEFLESHAPQA, via the coding sequence ATGTCGTTGCCCCAGGAACACCTCGCAGATGCCCCCGACGATGAGGACGTGGATTCCCTCACGATCGGCCGCCGCATCCGTCAGCTGCGCACCGACAGGGGCATGACCCTCGAGGAGCTCGCGACGGCCGTCGGCCGGGCCCCCAGCCAGCTGTCGATGATCGAGAACGGCCGCCGCGAGGCGAAGATCACGCTGCTGCAGGCGATCGCGCGGGCGCTCGCGACGTCGCTCGATGCGCTGCTGGAGTCCGAGCCGCTCGACGAGCGGGCGACCCTCGAGATCCAGCTCGAGCGGGCGATGAAGGGCCAGACGTTCCAGTCGCTCGGGATCGAGCCCTTCCGCATCGCGAAGTCGGTGCCGACGGACGCGCTGAAGGCGCTGCTCGCCCTCCACGGCGAGATCGACCGCCTCCACGACGAGCGCGCCGCCACCCCCGAGGTCGCGCGGCGCGCGAACCTGACCCTTCGCAAGCTCATGACGAAGGAGAACAACTACTTCGCCGACCTCGAGTCGCACGCGCGCGATCTGCTCGCAGCGGTGAACCACACCGGCGGTCCGCTGACGCAGCGCACGGCATCCGATATCGCCGCTCACCTGGGGTTCACGATCCACTACGTGCCCGACGTCCCGCTCACGACGCGGAGCGTCCTCGACCTCAAGAACGGTCGTCTCTACCTGTCGAGCAGCCTGACGAGCAAGCGGGATGCGCGCACCGCCGTGCTGCAGGCGCTCGCGAGCCGCATCCTCGGCCACGCCGAGCCGGCGAGCTACGCGGACTTCCTGCGGCAGCGCGTCGAGATCAACTACCTCACGGGTGCGATCCTGATGCCCGAGGACGACGTCGTGCCCATGCTGACCGAGGCGAAGGCGCGCCGTGCCCTGTCGATCGAGGACCTGCGCGACGCGTACTCGGTGTCGTACGAGACCGCCGCGCACCGCTTCACGAACCTCGCCACGGTGCACCTGGACCTCCCCGTGCACTTCCTCAAGGTGCACGAGTCGGGCACGATCACGAAGGCCTACGAGAACGACGACGTGAACTTCCCGACCGACCGCTTCGGCTCGATCGAGGGTCAGATGTGCTGCCGCAAGTGGACGAGCCGCGTCGTGTTCGACATCCCCGACCGGTTCAACCCGTACTTCCAGTACACCGACACCGGCAACGGCACCTACTGGTGCACCGCGCGCGTCGAGCCATCGAGCGAGGGCTTCCACTCCGTGAGCGTGGGCGTCCGGTTCGACGACACGAAGTGGTTCATCGGGCGCGAGACCCCCAACCGGGGCGTCTCCCGCCACTCGGTCGAGGTGTGCTGCCGGCGCGCCCCCTCGGACCTCGAGGCCTCGTGGCGCGAGCAGTCCTGGCCGAACGTGCGCACGCCGCGGACGCTGCTGGCGACGCTGCCGACGGGCGCGTTCCCCGGCGTCGACACCACCGACGTGTACGAGTTCCTGGAGTCCCACGCGCCGCAGGCCTGA
- the aceB gene encoding malate synthase A: MTPTATGIAPTTNTIQTPPPTPQPKIEVFAKLGPRYDEILTPEALSFLAALHHRFAGRRHDRLSDRMHRRFEIGKGHDPTFRADTAHIRDDADWRVAGAGPGLEDRRVEITGPTDPKMTINALNSGARVWLADQEDATSPTWKNVIEGQLSLYDAIRGQLQFTSPEGKEYRVTAERTPTIVMRPRGWHLVEQHMQFTDRSGRSMAASGSLVDFGLYFFHNAAQLIENGVGPYFYIAKLESSEEAKLWDDIFTFSEKYIGIPHGTIRATVLIETLPAAFEMEEILFEMRDHIAGLNAGRWDYIFSIIKNYRGRGARFVLPDRSEVTMTVPFMRAYTELLVKTCHKRGAFAIGGMSAFIPNRRDPEVTAMAIEKVSADKKREAGDGFDGTWVAHPDLIPTAKAEFDAVLGDKPNQVDRQRDDVHVKAADLIDVHIGRPITAKGVHDNVSVGIRYIEAWLRGLGAVAIDNLMEDAATAEISRSQIWQWIHQDRTIEDGTPITREYVEGLITRTLEEVTRFEGDRFDDAAEIFREVALGEDFPAFLTLPAYSKYLVDGQ, translated from the coding sequence ATGACTCCCACCGCCACGGGCATCGCGCCCACCACCAACACCATCCAGACTCCGCCGCCGACGCCGCAGCCCAAGATCGAGGTCTTCGCGAAGCTCGGCCCCCGCTACGACGAGATCCTCACGCCCGAGGCGCTGTCGTTCCTCGCCGCGCTGCACCACCGCTTCGCAGGACGCCGCCACGACCGCCTCTCGGACCGCATGCACCGCCGCTTCGAGATCGGCAAGGGGCACGACCCGACCTTCCGCGCCGACACCGCCCACATCCGCGACGACGCGGACTGGCGCGTCGCCGGCGCCGGCCCCGGCCTCGAGGACCGCCGCGTCGAGATCACGGGTCCGACCGACCCGAAGATGACGATCAACGCCCTGAACTCGGGGGCCCGCGTGTGGCTGGCCGACCAGGAGGACGCCACGAGCCCCACCTGGAAGAACGTCATCGAGGGTCAGCTGTCGCTGTACGACGCCATCCGCGGTCAGCTGCAGTTCACCAGCCCCGAGGGCAAAGAGTACCGCGTCACCGCCGAGCGCACGCCCACGATCGTGATGCGCCCGCGCGGCTGGCACCTGGTGGAGCAGCACATGCAGTTCACCGACCGGTCCGGCCGCTCGATGGCCGCATCCGGCTCGCTCGTGGACTTCGGCCTGTACTTCTTCCACAACGCCGCGCAGCTCATCGAGAACGGCGTCGGCCCGTACTTCTACATCGCCAAGCTCGAGTCGAGCGAGGAGGCGAAGCTGTGGGACGACATCTTCACCTTCAGCGAGAAGTACATCGGCATCCCGCACGGCACGATCCGCGCCACGGTGCTGATCGAGACGCTGCCGGCCGCGTTCGAGATGGAGGAGATCCTCTTCGAGATGCGCGACCACATCGCGGGCCTGAACGCCGGTCGCTGGGACTACATCTTCTCGATCATCAAGAACTACCGCGGCCGCGGCGCCCGCTTCGTGCTGCCCGACCGCAGCGAGGTCACCATGACGGTGCCGTTCATGCGGGCGTACACCGAGCTGCTGGTGAAGACGTGCCACAAGCGCGGAGCGTTCGCCATCGGCGGCATGAGCGCGTTCATCCCGAACCGCCGCGACCCCGAGGTGACCGCCATGGCCATCGAGAAGGTGTCGGCCGACAAGAAGCGCGAGGCCGGCGACGGCTTCGACGGCACGTGGGTGGCCCACCCCGACCTGATCCCGACGGCGAAGGCGGAGTTCGACGCCGTGCTCGGCGACAAGCCGAACCAGGTGGACCGCCAGCGGGACGACGTGCACGTGAAGGCCGCGGACCTGATCGACGTCCACATCGGACGCCCGATCACGGCCAAGGGCGTGCACGACAACGTGTCGGTGGGCATCCGCTACATCGAGGCGTGGCTGCGGGGCCTGGGCGCCGTCGCCATCGACAACCTCATGGAGGATGCCGCGACCGCCGAGATCTCGCGCTCGCAGATCTGGCAGTGGATCCACCAGGACCGCACGATCGAGGACGGCACGCCCATCACCCGCGAGTACGTCGAGGGCCTGATCACTCGGACCCTGGAAGAGGTCACGCGATTCGAGGGCGACCGGTTCGACGACGCCGCCGAGATCTTCCGCGAAGTCGCGCTGGGTGAGGACTTCCCGGCCTTCCTCACGCTGCCGGCGTACTCGAAGTACCTCGTCGACGGCCAGTAG
- a CDS encoding glycosyltransferase has product MRVLFATTANLGHVRPMIPLARACAQAGVEVRVACPASFADRVTAAGYDAFGFDEPSADEIAGALAGLGPNPSRQESNLVMIRDVFGRLRGRAALPRMQQVVDEWRPDLIVREPAEVASLVVAESRGIPHVQSAIGILETLRLLMGMIGHSFADFEGSAGLEPGSLLAAASEAPLYTIVPPGFDDDVPGPGEPRAIHRFRYNPAPEGPETDLPRWGDADAPLVYVTFGTVTATSPAAGAYRDVIDALSRVYARVLVAIGPDGDPDSVRPWPRNAHVERVPPPEVMRSAQAVVTHGGFGTTMTALASGAPQVVIPQFANDQWINAMRVQATGVGKALIAEPPPWELLARTVTEVVEDRSSADTAAELQQEQCTLPPPEAMVMRMRDDALALR; this is encoded by the coding sequence ATGCGCGTGCTCTTCGCGACGACGGCGAATCTCGGTCACGTCCGGCCGATGATCCCGCTCGCGCGGGCATGCGCGCAGGCCGGCGTCGAGGTGCGCGTGGCATGTCCGGCGTCGTTCGCCGACCGGGTCACGGCGGCCGGCTACGACGCGTTCGGCTTCGACGAGCCGTCCGCCGACGAGATCGCCGGAGCCCTGGCGGGCCTCGGCCCGAACCCCAGCCGCCAGGAGTCGAACCTCGTCATGATCCGCGATGTGTTCGGGCGCCTGCGCGGCCGTGCAGCGCTCCCGCGGATGCAGCAGGTCGTGGACGAGTGGCGGCCCGACCTCATCGTGCGCGAACCCGCCGAAGTCGCCTCCCTCGTCGTCGCGGAGTCGCGCGGCATCCCCCACGTCCAGTCGGCGATCGGCATCCTCGAGACGCTGCGCCTGCTGATGGGCATGATCGGCCACTCGTTCGCCGACTTCGAAGGTTCGGCCGGGCTCGAACCGGGGAGTCTGCTGGCGGCGGCCTCGGAGGCGCCGCTGTACACGATCGTCCCCCCGGGCTTCGACGACGACGTGCCCGGCCCCGGCGAGCCGCGGGCGATCCACCGCTTCCGCTACAACCCCGCGCCGGAAGGTCCCGAGACCGACCTGCCGAGGTGGGGCGACGCGGATGCGCCGCTGGTCTACGTCACGTTCGGCACCGTGACCGCCACATCACCCGCGGCGGGCGCGTACCGTGACGTGATCGACGCGCTGTCGCGCGTGTACGCGCGCGTGCTCGTGGCGATCGGACCCGACGGCGACCCCGACAGCGTGCGCCCGTGGCCGCGCAACGCCCACGTGGAGCGCGTGCCGCCGCCCGAGGTCATGCGCAGCGCACAGGCCGTCGTCACCCATGGCGGCTTCGGCACGACGATGACGGCGCTCGCGAGCGGCGCCCCTCAGGTCGTGATCCCGCAGTTCGCCAACGACCAGTGGATCAACGCGATGCGCGTCCAGGCGACCGGCGTGGGCAAGGCGCTCATCGCCGAGCCGCCGCCCTGGGAGCTGCTGGCGCGCACGGTCACCGAGGTCGTCGAGGACCGCTCGTCGGCCGATACCGCCGCCGAGTTGCAGCAGGAGCAGTGCACGCTGCCGCCGCCCGAGGCCATGGTCATGCGCATGCGCGACGACGCCCTCGCGCTCCGGTGA
- a CDS encoding lipase family protein yields MRRTTTCALLGALVIGLLTAPAANAEGSFYDPPESLPAGNGELVRSEPMELRVNVDIDDVVSGLPGTATRIMYKTTDATGSPAAVTGVYIEPTVAWSGGGPRPLVSYAAGTQGQGDSCAPSYSLESAVVIDEDDLAVSAGYEALGVYGFLRQGVAVVMTDYVGLGATDRLHTYVNRVDEGHAVLDAVRAALSLEGTSITAASPVGFYGYSQGGGAAASAAELAASYAPELDVVGTYAGAPPADLAAVMVSADKTALTGVIGWALNGLLQYDPALDAALDSELSASGRATLADLSTRCIGDLILLSGTAFDATRSWTTSGSSLAQVTARVPAAKAAVDAQRIGTMKPNAPVMVLTGTKDDIVAHGQAKQLAKDWCSLGANVRYVPIPQAVSSQGTAVNHLGPMLTQRRAATNWLIDRLEGDSARSNCWAVGILP; encoded by the coding sequence ATGCGACGCACGACGACGTGTGCACTGCTCGGAGCATTGGTGATCGGCCTGCTCACCGCCCCTGCCGCGAACGCGGAGGGTTCGTTCTACGACCCACCTGAATCCCTGCCCGCCGGCAACGGCGAACTCGTGCGCAGCGAGCCCATGGAACTGCGCGTGAACGTCGACATCGACGACGTCGTCTCGGGCCTGCCCGGCACCGCGACGCGCATCATGTACAAGACCACCGATGCGACGGGTTCGCCCGCGGCGGTCACCGGCGTCTACATCGAACCCACTGTGGCGTGGAGCGGCGGCGGCCCCCGGCCGCTGGTCTCGTACGCGGCGGGAACCCAGGGGCAGGGCGACTCGTGCGCCCCCTCGTACTCGCTGGAGTCGGCGGTCGTGATCGACGAGGACGACCTCGCCGTCTCGGCCGGCTACGAGGCCCTCGGCGTCTACGGATTCCTGCGCCAGGGCGTCGCGGTCGTCATGACCGACTACGTGGGGCTGGGCGCCACCGACCGGCTGCACACGTACGTCAACCGCGTCGACGAGGGCCACGCGGTGCTCGACGCCGTGCGTGCGGCGCTCTCGCTCGAGGGCACGTCGATCACGGCGGCGTCGCCCGTGGGCTTCTACGGCTACTCGCAGGGCGGCGGCGCCGCAGCCTCGGCCGCCGAGCTCGCGGCGAGCTACGCGCCGGAGCTCGACGTCGTCGGCACCTACGCGGGAGCCCCGCCGGCGGACCTCGCCGCCGTCATGGTCTCGGCCGACAAGACCGCGCTGACGGGCGTGATCGGGTGGGCGCTGAACGGACTGCTGCAGTACGACCCGGCGCTGGACGCCGCGCTCGACAGCGAGCTCAGCGCGTCGGGGCGTGCCACCCTCGCCGACCTGTCGACCCGCTGCATCGGCGACCTGATCCTGCTCAGCGGCACGGCCTTCGACGCGACGCGATCCTGGACGACATCGGGCTCGTCGCTGGCGCAGGTGACGGCCCGCGTGCCGGCGGCCAAGGCGGCCGTCGACGCGCAGCGCATCGGCACCATGAAGCCGAACGCGCCCGTCATGGTGCTGACCGGGACCAAGGACGACATCGTCGCCCACGGCCAGGCCAAGCAGCTGGCGAAGGACTGGTGCTCCCTCGGCGCCAACGTCCGCTACGTCCCGATTCCGCAGGCCGTCTCGTCGCAGGGCACGGCAGTGAATCACCTCGGGCCGATGCTGACGCAGCGACGCGCCGCGACGAACTGGCTCATCGACCGGCTCGAGGGCGACTCTGCCCGGTCGAACTGCTGGGCGGTCGGCATCCTGCCGTAG
- a CDS encoding acyl-CoA dehydrogenase, with product MADAATYTAPVDDYAFLYGEAFGADLVARATDGAMTAEDAIDVLTAAGEFASEVLAPLDEPGDRVGATLVDGQARLPEGFADAYQALVEAGWITAEAPESAGGDGLPTLIQNGLGEIWNGSNMAFALNWMLTAGAIHALDAVASPDLRETYLAPMVEGRWTGTMNLTEPQAGTDLGAIRTMATPNDDGTWSISGQKIFITWGDHDVADNIVHLVLARTPGAPEGAKGISLFVVPKFLVNEDGSLGERNGVQTVSLEHKIGIHGSPTCVLAYEGATGYLAGELGGGLAGMFVMMNSARAGMGLQATGVSDRAYQRAIAYAQTRLQGPVMDRPAGTTIAEHPDVRRLLLSMSSEIFAMRAMGVLLGDLFDRAESDGTLAMAEFFVPIFKGWTTEESLRITSDAIQVHGGMGFIEETGVAQHYRDARIMPIYEGTTAIQSNDLIGRKLIRNGGETASALFAQIEATVAELTAADSPVAARTADRLERAVGAARRATDAMLGFASSPRDAYSVSVPYLMLLGTLAGGWMHALAVVAVLGHDAPAPADAQRLTEADFYGAHHLPRVHGLAETVVAGEIG from the coding sequence ATGGCCGACGCCGCCACCTACACCGCACCCGTCGACGACTACGCCTTCCTGTACGGCGAGGCGTTCGGGGCCGACCTGGTCGCCCGTGCGACCGACGGCGCGATGACCGCCGAGGACGCCATCGACGTCCTGACGGCCGCGGGCGAGTTCGCCTCGGAGGTCCTGGCCCCCCTCGACGAGCCCGGCGACCGCGTCGGCGCGACGCTCGTCGACGGCCAGGCTCGTCTGCCCGAGGGCTTCGCCGACGCCTACCAGGCGCTCGTCGAGGCGGGGTGGATCACCGCCGAGGCCCCCGAGTCCGCCGGCGGCGACGGTCTGCCCACGCTCATCCAGAACGGCCTCGGTGAAATCTGGAACGGCTCGAACATGGCCTTCGCGCTGAACTGGATGCTGACCGCCGGCGCGATCCACGCCCTCGACGCCGTCGCCTCTCCCGATCTGCGCGAGACCTACCTCGCGCCGATGGTCGAGGGGCGCTGGACCGGCACGATGAACCTCACCGAGCCGCAGGCCGGGACCGACCTCGGCGCGATCCGGACGATGGCGACGCCGAACGACGACGGCACGTGGTCGATCAGCGGCCAGAAGATCTTCATCACGTGGGGCGACCACGACGTGGCCGACAACATCGTGCATCTCGTCCTCGCGCGCACGCCCGGCGCTCCCGAGGGCGCCAAGGGCATCTCGCTGTTCGTCGTTCCCAAGTTCCTGGTGAACGAGGACGGCAGCCTGGGCGAGCGCAACGGCGTCCAGACGGTCTCGCTCGAGCACAAGATCGGCATCCACGGCAGCCCGACGTGCGTCCTCGCCTACGAGGGCGCCACCGGCTACCTCGCGGGAGAGCTCGGCGGGGGCCTGGCGGGCATGTTCGTCATGATGAACTCCGCCCGCGCCGGCATGGGGCTGCAGGCCACCGGCGTCTCGGACCGCGCCTACCAGCGCGCCATCGCCTACGCGCAGACGCGCCTGCAGGGACCGGTCATGGACCGGCCCGCCGGCACCACGATCGCCGAGCACCCCGACGTCCGCCGTCTGCTGCTGTCGATGTCGAGCGAGATCTTCGCGATGCGCGCGATGGGCGTGCTTCTGGGCGACCTGTTCGACCGCGCCGAGAGCGACGGGACGCTCGCGATGGCCGAGTTCTTCGTGCCGATCTTCAAGGGCTGGACCACCGAGGAGTCGCTGCGGATCACCTCGGATGCGATCCAGGTCCATGGCGGCATGGGCTTCATCGAGGAGACCGGCGTCGCGCAGCACTACCGCGACGCGCGCATCATGCCGATCTACGAGGGCACCACGGCGATCCAGTCCAACGACCTCATCGGACGCAAGCTCATCCGCAACGGCGGCGAGACGGCATCCGCCCTCTTCGCGCAGATCGAGGCGACGGTCGCCGAACTGACCGCCGCCGATTCGCCCGTCGCCGCGCGCACCGCCGATCGTCTCGAGCGCGCGGTCGGGGCCGCGCGCCGTGCGACCGACGCGATGCTCGGGTTCGCCTCGTCGCCGCGCGACGCGTACTCGGTGAGCGTCCCCTACCTCATGCTGCTCGGCACGCTCGCGGGCGGCTGGATGCACGCGCTCGCCGTCGTCGCCGTGCTCGGCCACGACGCGCCCGCGCCCGCCGACGCGCAGCGCCTCACCGAGGCAGACTTCTACGGCGCGCACCACCTGCCGCGCGTCCACGGTCTCGCCGAGACGGTCGTCGCCGGCGAGATCGGCTGA
- a CDS encoding alpha/beta fold hydrolase, with the protein MNAPSFHDLPVHHLERPGGRIAYRVTGEGPLVVCIPGMGELASSFRFTVPALAAAGFRVAAMDLRGHGDSDTTFDAYDDAAAGSDALALARHLGGRAVLAGNSLGAGAAVWAAAEDPSAVAGLVLIGPFVRNPPTNPVMGMIFRIMMARPWARQAWLAYLPSLYPGDRPADFEEHRSRIRAAMTRPGYTRAFAATTHTDHAVAEERLDRVTAPTAVVMGSRDPDFADPAAEADWIAQRLDARITMIDGAGHYPQAQRPDEVNDVLIAFCRQVTADA; encoded by the coding sequence ATGAACGCGCCGTCCTTCCACGACCTCCCCGTGCACCACCTCGAGCGCCCCGGCGGGCGCATCGCCTACCGGGTCACCGGCGAGGGTCCGCTCGTCGTCTGCATCCCCGGGATGGGCGAACTCGCGTCGTCGTTCCGCTTCACCGTCCCCGCCCTCGCCGCCGCCGGCTTCCGCGTCGCAGCGATGGATCTGCGCGGGCACGGCGACAGCGACACGACCTTCGACGCCTACGACGATGCCGCGGCCGGCTCCGACGCTCTCGCGCTGGCGCGCCACCTCGGCGGGCGCGCCGTTCTCGCAGGCAACTCCCTGGGCGCCGGAGCGGCCGTGTGGGCGGCCGCCGAGGACCCGTCCGCCGTCGCGGGGCTCGTGCTGATCGGGCCGTTCGTGCGCAACCCGCCGACGAACCCGGTGATGGGCATGATCTTCCGCATCATGATGGCGCGGCCGTGGGCGCGTCAGGCGTGGCTGGCCTATCTGCCGTCGCTGTATCCGGGCGACAGGCCCGCCGACTTCGAGGAGCACCGCTCCCGCATCCGCGCCGCGATGACGCGCCCCGGCTACACGCGGGCGTTCGCGGCGACCACGCACACCGACCACGCGGTCGCCGAAGAGCGCCTCGACCGCGTCACCGCCCCGACGGCCGTCGTGATGGGGTCGCGGGACCCCGACTTCGCCGACCCCGCGGCCGAAGCCGACTGGATCGCGCAGCGGCTGGACGCCCGCATCACGATGATCGACGGCGCGGGTCACTACCCGCAGGCGCAGCGCCCCGACGAGGTCAACGACGTTCTGATCGCGTTCTGCCGTCAGGTCACCGCGGATGCCTAG
- a CDS encoding TetR/AcrR family transcriptional regulator, with amino-acid sequence MPRAGLSPAVVAGTAADLADEHGWDALTLAAVAVRLGVKVPSLYKHVASLEALRHAVAVEGAEGLADALTTATVGVSGADALARLCAAYRAYALEHPGRYAAAQRPGRDNPGADRTLTVVYAVLSGYGIAGEDAVDAARAVRAALHGFTALETTGGFGLPRDVDRSFDALAAGLALMLEHWSRRPGDDTAG; translated from the coding sequence ATGCCTAGGGCCGGCCTCTCCCCCGCCGTGGTCGCGGGAACGGCCGCGGACCTCGCCGATGAGCACGGGTGGGACGCCCTCACCCTCGCCGCCGTCGCCGTCAGGCTGGGGGTGAAGGTGCCGAGTCTGTACAAGCACGTCGCCTCGCTCGAGGCGCTGCGTCACGCCGTCGCGGTCGAGGGCGCGGAGGGCCTGGCCGACGCCCTCACCACGGCGACCGTCGGCGTCTCCGGTGCGGACGCGCTCGCCCGGCTGTGCGCGGCGTATCGCGCATACGCGCTGGAGCATCCGGGCCGGTACGCGGCGGCGCAGCGACCGGGCCGCGACAACCCCGGCGCCGACCGCACGCTCACCGTGGTGTACGCGGTGCTGTCGGGCTACGGCATCGCGGGAGAGGATGCCGTCGACGCGGCGCGGGCCGTGCGCGCCGCTCTGCACGGGTTCACAGCGCTCGAGACGACGGGCGGGTTCGGTCTTCCGCGCGATGTCGACCGCAGCTTCGACGCGCTCGCAGCCGGGCTCGCGCTCATGCTGGAGC